Proteins encoded in a region of the Balaenoptera musculus isolate JJ_BM4_2016_0621 chromosome 5, mBalMus1.pri.v3, whole genome shotgun sequence genome:
- the LOC118895746 gene encoding 40S ribosomal protein S24-like — translation MNNTVTIWTRKFMTNRILQRKQMIIDVLHPGKATVPKTEIREKLAEMYKTTPDVIFVFGFRTHFGGDKTTGFGMIYDSLDYVKKDEPKHRLARHGLYEKKNTSRKQRKERKNRMKKVRGTAKDNVGAGRKKRSV, via the coding sequence ATGAACAACACGGTAACTATCTGGACCAGGAAGTTCATGACTAACCGAATACTTCAGCGGAAACAAATGATCATCGATGTCCTTCATCCTGGGAAGGCAACAGTACCTAAGACAGAAATTCGGGAAAAACTAGCTGAAATGTACAAGACCACACCAGATGTCATCTTTGTGTTTGGATTCAGAACCCATTTTGGTGGTGACAAGACAACTGGCTTTGGCATGATTTATGATTCCTTGGATTATGTGAAGAAGGATGAGCCCAAACACAGGCTTGCAAGACATGGCCTGTACGAGAAGAAAAATACCTCAAGAAAACAGCGAAAGGAACGcaagaacagaatgaagaaagtcAGGGGGACTGCAAAGGACAATGTTGGTGCTGGCAGAAAGAAACGAAGTGTCTAG